Proteins encoded by one window of Cyclobacteriaceae bacterium:
- the uxaC gene encoding glucuronate isomerase, with protein MSEALLNTSFLTEDFLLQNEFAKILYHDYAKNLPIIDYHCHLPQRDIARNRQFENVSQIWLAGDHYKWRAMRTLGINEKYITGNASDKDKFEKWAYTVPYTVRNPLYHWTHLELQRYFGINQLLNPDSANAIYKDCTEKLNTQEYSTRALLKKMNVQVVCTTDDPADSLEDHLQLKQENFEIKILPTFRPDKAYAVENPAAYLTYLGQLSSVANVDINRYADLLKALEKRIEFFVSVGCKLADHGLEQLYHFHANAFDIEALFKKVKKLEALSADEVRFFKYKTLLELCRLYHKQGWTQQFHLGALRNTNERMLRELGPDTGFDSIGDFSQSVALSRFLNDLDSTNQLAKTILYNLNPSDNEVMGTMIGNFNDGSSKGKIQFGSAWWFLDQKDGMEKQINALSNLGLLSCFIGMLTDSRSFLSYPRHEYFRRILCNLIGRDVENGELPKDEKWLGKIVSDICHYNAKEYFKF; from the coding sequence ATGAGTGAAGCCCTATTAAACACCTCATTTTTAACGGAAGATTTTTTATTGCAAAACGAGTTTGCCAAGATTCTGTATCACGATTACGCCAAAAATCTTCCCATTATAGACTACCATTGCCACCTGCCGCAACGAGACATTGCCCGTAACCGACAGTTTGAAAATGTGTCACAGATCTGGTTGGCCGGTGATCATTACAAGTGGCGCGCCATGCGCACATTGGGCATCAATGAAAAGTACATTACCGGTAACGCATCCGATAAAGATAAATTTGAGAAATGGGCATACACGGTTCCGTATACTGTACGCAATCCGTTGTACCATTGGACGCACCTTGAACTACAACGATACTTTGGCATCAACCAGTTGCTAAATCCTGATAGTGCCAATGCCATTTACAAGGATTGCACAGAAAAACTGAATACCCAGGAATACTCAACACGCGCGTTGCTGAAGAAAATGAATGTTCAGGTTGTCTGTACCACGGATGATCCAGCCGACTCATTGGAAGACCATCTTCAGCTCAAACAGGAAAATTTTGAAATTAAAATTCTGCCTACGTTTAGGCCCGATAAGGCATACGCTGTTGAAAATCCGGCAGCCTACCTCACCTACCTCGGTCAGCTTAGTAGCGTGGCTAATGTGGACATCAACCGCTATGCGGATTTATTGAAAGCATTGGAAAAGCGAATTGAGTTTTTTGTAAGCGTTGGGTGCAAATTAGCAGATCATGGTTTGGAACAACTCTATCACTTCCATGCCAATGCATTTGATATTGAGGCCCTCTTTAAAAAAGTAAAAAAGCTTGAAGCCCTTTCGGCTGACGAAGTGCGCTTCTTTAAATATAAAACGCTATTGGAATTGTGTCGCCTGTATCACAAACAAGGCTGGACGCAGCAATTTCACTTAGGCGCCTTGCGTAACACCAACGAACGCATGCTTCGCGAGCTCGGACCCGATACCGGTTTTGATTCCATCGGTGATTTCTCACAAAGTGTAGCATTGTCGCGATTTTTGAATGATCTTGACTCAACCAATCAGTTAGCCAAAACCATTCTTTATAACCTCAACCCATCAGATAACGAAGTGATGGGCACCATGATTGGCAACTTTAATGATGGCTCCTCAAAAGGAAAAATCCAGTTTGGTTCTGCCTGGTGGTTCCTCGATCAGAAGGATGGAATGGAAAAGCAAATCAATGCGCTTTCCAATTTAGGTTTGCTGAGTTGCTTTATTGGTATGCTTACCGATTCACGAAGCTTCCTCTCCTATCCGCGTCATGAATATTTCCGGAGAATACTATGCAACCTGATTGGGCGTGATGTAGAAAATGGTGAATTGCCTAAAGATGAAAAGTGGTTAGGCAAGATCGTCTCGGACATCTGCCACTACAATGCAAAGGAGTATTTCAAATTTTAA
- a CDS encoding LacI family DNA-binding transcriptional regulator, with protein MRRERATIHDIAKKLNITASTVSRALKNHPRISEETKKAVLKAAEKLNYQPNHIAAALRNGRSKIIGIIVPTADRSFFSSVVRGIEEIANTAQYNVMICQSYDNYEKEVATVEALLNARVDGIIASYAKGTEDFEHFLKVKNKGIPLIMFDRSNEELEVSSVIIDDYQGAYNAVKHLINQGCKRIAHFTGIKKISIYRERFRGYREALQDHGIAYDESLVVGSNLQLDDGRESMLKLLSLPEPPDAVFSASDYGAMGAMQVLKERNIRIPQDIALVGFGNEPFTWFSEPQLTTIDQRSKQMGNATAEIFLEQIGAGNKTFVPKKTVLKPELIIRKSSQRK; from the coding sequence ATGAGAAGAGAACGCGCAACCATACACGACATCGCAAAAAAATTAAACATTACGGCTTCAACCGTTTCGCGCGCGCTTAAAAACCATCCGCGGATCAGTGAAGAAACCAAGAAAGCCGTATTGAAAGCAGCAGAAAAACTTAACTATCAACCCAATCACATTGCAGCCGCCTTACGAAACGGGCGCAGTAAAATCATCGGCATTATCGTACCCACAGCCGATCGTAGTTTCTTTTCTTCTGTGGTTCGCGGCATTGAAGAAATTGCCAACACCGCGCAGTACAACGTAATGATCTGCCAATCATACGACAACTACGAAAAGGAAGTTGCCACGGTTGAAGCGTTACTCAATGCGCGAGTGGATGGCATCATCGCCTCCTATGCAAAAGGTACGGAAGACTTTGAACACTTTTTAAAAGTCAAGAACAAAGGAATTCCCTTGATCATGTTCGACCGATCGAACGAAGAACTGGAGGTGAGCTCTGTAATTATTGATGACTATCAGGGCGCATACAATGCCGTAAAGCACCTCATCAACCAGGGATGCAAGCGAATAGCCCATTTCACGGGAATAAAAAAAATAAGCATCTATCGTGAACGCTTCCGCGGATACAGAGAAGCCTTGCAAGATCACGGCATTGCCTATGACGAATCACTCGTTGTTGGCAGCAACCTGCAGTTGGATGATGGCCGTGAATCGATGTTAAAACTACTGTCCCTACCCGAACCACCGGATGCCGTATTTTCTGCCAGTGACTATGGCGCCATGGGCGCTATGCAGGTATTAAAGGAACGCAACATCAGAATCCCGCAAGACATTGCCCTGGTTGGTTTTGGTAACGAACCCTTTACCTGGTTCTCAGAACCACAACTTACCACCATCGATCAGCGTAGCAAACAAATGGGAAATGCCACAGCCGAAATATTTTTAGAACAAATTGGAGCCGGAAACAAAACATTTGTTCCGAAAAAGACTGTGCTTAAACCTGAATTGATCATTCGAAAATCATCACAACGCAAATAG